One genomic region from Pyxicephalus adspersus chromosome 1, UCB_Pads_2.0, whole genome shotgun sequence encodes:
- the MBNL2 gene encoding muscleblind-like protein 2 isoform X10 — MALNVAPVRDTKWLTLEVCRQFQRGTCSRSDEECKFAHPPKSCQVENGRVIACFDSLKGRCSRENCKYLHPPTHLKTQLEINGRNNLIQQKTAAAMLAQQMQFMFPGTQLQPVPTFPVGPALGTNTFSFAPYLTPMTPGVGLVPTEILPSTQVIVPGSPPVSVAGSTATQKLLRTDKLEVCREFQRGNCARGETDCRFAHPADSTMIDTNDNTVTVCMDYIKGRCMREKCKYFHPPAHLQAKIKAAQHQANQAAVAAQAAAAAATVMIILK, encoded by the exons ATGGCTTTGAATGTAGCCCCAGTAAGAGATACAAAATGGCTAACACTAGAGGTATGCAGGCAGTTCCAGAGAGGAACTTGTTCAAGATCTGATGAGGAATGCAAATTTGCACATCCACCCAAAAGTTGTCAGGTTGAAAATGGACGTGTTATTGCCTGCTTTGACTCCCTTAAG GGACGTTGCTCAAGGGAGAACTGCAAATATCTTCATCCGCCAACGCATCTAAAAACCCAGCTAGAAATAAATGGCAGGAACAATCTTATTCAGCAGAAAACAGCTGCTGCCATGCTTGCCCAGCAGATGCAGTTCATGTTCCCAGGTACACAGCTGCAGCCAGTG cCCACATTTCCTGTAGGTCCAGCATTAGGAACCAATACTTTTAGCTTTGCTCCATATCTTACTCCAATGACACCAGGTGTTGGATTGGTTCCGACTGAAATACTGCCCTCTACACAAGTTATTGTTCCGGGAAGTCCACCTGTATCAGTCGCTGGTTCTACTGCTACTCAGAAACTTCTCAGGACAGATAAATTGGAG GTATGCAGGGAGTTTCAGAGAGGAAACTGTGCACGGGGAGAGACTGATTGCCGCTTTGCTCACCCAGCAGACAGCACGATGATTGATACAAATGATAACACTGTAACCGTTTGTATGGATTACATTAAGGGTCGCTGCATGAGggagaaatgcaaatattttcaccCTCCTGCACATTTGCAGGCCAAAATCAAAGCTGCACAACATCAAGCCAACCAGGCTGCAGTAGCAGCACAAGCAGCTGCTGCAGCTGCAACAGTGATG